A stretch of Phoenix dactylifera cultivar Barhee BC4 chromosome 16, palm_55x_up_171113_PBpolish2nd_filt_p, whole genome shotgun sequence DNA encodes these proteins:
- the LOC103700816 gene encoding uncharacterized protein LOC103700816 has protein sequence MPSYRQFSRVDTMELKSQLFKKLGRQKAEKYFYNLKRLLNLKLSKLEFDKLCYSTIGKENIALHNMLIRSILGNACLALGPPSKETVTGNSRTSKLSSFGDTFPTSPRRGRSISSRDRRCSDRPSPLGPYGKMPPGHMQEVTNSCDLQRSREQQSAPELISIGSKALLEVASVEDGEEVEQVRASPSIQSRSPVRAPLGIPRTAGALPHKTFRSGSVAGFHLSKSYDPESCRGSSVLPDTRSLKKQLEHRLELEGLGLSVDCTNLLNNGLDAFLKRLIKPCMDLARGRCSNRWTGQADRRIFPGINGVLQEEQVQGSNPCYFASLLDFQVAMELNPRLLGVDWPVQLEKTCFRLLEE, from the coding sequence ATGCCATCTTATCGGCAGTTTTCCCGAGTTGATACTATGGAGCTCAAATCTcagctttttaagaagcttggGCGGCAAAAAGCTGAGAAGTACTTCTATAATCTGAAAAGATTACTCAATTTGAAGCTCAGCAAGTTGGAATTTGACAAGCTGTGCTATAGTACTATTGGGAAGGAAAATATTGCTCTTCACAATATGCTTATCCGCTCGATCCTTGGCAATGCATGTCTTGCCCTTGGCCCGCCTAGCAAAGAGACAGTTACAGGGAACTCGCGGACTAGCAAACTGTCGAGCTTTGGAGACACATTCCCAACATCCCCTCGAAGGGGAAGGTCTATAAGCAGCAGGGATCGGAGATGCAGTGACCGTCCGAGCCCCCTCGGACCTTATGGAAAGATGCCTCCTGGACATATGCAAGAAGTCACTAATTCGTGTGACTTGCAGAGGTCACGAGAGCAGCAAAGTGCTCCAGAGTTGATTTCTATTGGTAGTAAGGCTTTGTTAGAAGTTGCATCCGTGGAAGATGGAGAAGAGGTTGAACAAGTGAGAGCTAGTCCAAGTATTCAAAGTAGAAGCCCCGTAAGGGCACCTCTGGGCATTCCAAGGACTGCTGGTGCTCTTCCCCATAAGACATTTCGTAGTGGTTCTGTGGCTGGTTTTCATCTTTCTAAGTCATACGATCCTGAGTCTTGTCGTGGTAGTTCTGTATTGCCTGATACAAGGTCTTTAAAAAAGCAATTGGAGCATAGATTGGAGCTTGAAGGCCTTGGTTTGTCAGTGGACTGTACTAATTTGTTGAACAATGGTTTGGATGCATTTCTGAAGAGGCTGATCAAACCCTGCATGGACTTAGCTAGAGGCCGGTGCAGCAATAGGTGGACAGGTCAAGCAGATCGGAGGATTTTTCCTGGTATAAATGGTGTGCTGCAAGAGGAGCAAGTGCAAGGGTCAAACCCATGTTATTTTGCTTCATTACTAGATTTTCAAGTGGCAATGGAATTGAATCCTCGGTTGCTTGGTGTTGATTGGCCTGTACAGCTTGAGAAGACATGCTTTCGTCTCTTGGAagaatga